Part of the Anopheles coluzzii chromosome 3, AcolN3, whole genome shotgun sequence genome is shown below.
TTCTTGCATAAATTCCTTCCTGTTGTTGTGCCACCTCCCCCGCTTCCTTTCCCTTTCGCTCCACACACAGGGCAAATGGGTACGGTATACACACAATGGCAGCGTGTTTAGGAGGATGAAGTAATTATGCTGTCTCAGCGGAAAAATTCGAGGAATAGAAAtagcgagagagacagagatatGGCGGTTCCATCTCGATGCATTTGGATGCATTTCGGAGGTGACCGTTACAGGTTGCCGGTGTTACCGGTTACATAGAACTAAAAACTAGCCCATTCACATGCAAATGTTGTTGTGTCCCatttcgccccccccccctttttgccAGTGTCAACCGGTAGATAACGCTACAAAACCCTGCCAGTGTGACACTTTCTTCTACGATTACTTGCAACTAATTGAAGCATAACGCGCTGCTTCTTGTATTTCCCGTTGCCGTTGTCATAATAAATGGAGAAAAAACCCTACTTTTTTCCctttaatttcctttccatgTGGCATAGTGTGACTAACAAATGCCACCCTAGCGCTGGAGGGAAGCGTCTGGTAATTACGCCGGAAAACTGTAACTGTAGCGGCTTCCTTCTTGTGGCACAGCTGCTCGTATGCTGTGGAGACAAAATCTCTTTCTTCCTCGCGCTTTGATGGTTGGTTGGGTTGGTTGTGCAACACCAACCAGAAGTGAGTTTAAAACAGTTAAGCTATCTGTCACACTCATCACACTTAAATTTGCGTTTGAAGCATGCAAACGTTTAAATCGAACAATTGCTATTACTTCTTCTCACTAAACCCGTAAAGCGGTTACGATCGCCGAGGTTACGATCATCAGTTTTGAACAACTCGCGTGCGCGCAACGGTGCTGTTGTTAATGGTTCAAAACGTGGCGAAAAGCTTCcgaaaatgtgtaaaaaggaggaaaaaggtACGTTGTGACAATGattggcttttgttttgggcCCGGCCGGATGCCCCGAACCCGAAATGCTGTTGTTACCAAACGTACCTTCTCACAACAgtcccaccatcaccacccctGGGGCCTCTGGAGGGTTGTGTGTGGTAGCATCGATCACACAATGTAGCAGCAGGCGGTAGCTCGACGGGGTGGCCCGGGGTAAGCGGGGCGGGCGGTAAGCgaagaaaatcaaattttcttcttcgtgtTTGGCACGTCGTCGTAACGTGATGAAGCCGTTTCTCTTACCGGCTTTCTTAGAAGCAAATAGGCAACAGTTATGTAATGATGCGGGGGTTTTAAAGGGCAGCATTCCGAcggtgtgattgtgtgtgtgcattggttTCGATTGTAATCGGAACGCAATTGTTTGCTTGCCGTTGGAGGTGAGAAGCGTTTGACTGAATTTTggggttttcttttattaaaaatttccCAAAGACGTAATATAAACTGATCGTTTGGATTTTTTATGCAAGACTACCTGCTGTAATTTAATCGCTTTGTTTCCGAAATGTTGATAAGAAGCCATAATCGCAAAACGATGATACAAAAATGAgacaagaaaataaaaaaaagtctatAAATGATGAGTCTAATTGAAGGTGACTATAAAAACTACAGGTTCTTAGTAGTGATGGGGATGGGTtcttctggaatcgattccggattgtagatccggaatcagtttccggaatcaatttccggaatcgtttccgaaatcggctccggaaccagAATCGGtcccggaatcggaatcgaaatcggatccggaatcggaatcggaatcggaatcggaatcggaatcggaataggATCTGGAATTAGAATAGGTTCCGAAATCGGAGTTAGTTTCGGTTTTTCCATAGGAATAGGCGTTTAGGTCCAATGATACTACGTAGTGATATCCGCAAAGACTccaaatttatttgtaaacgatccattctcaagGAGTTTCCCGgattgatttcgcttctgaaactgcttatttcaattcaagaactgattctcatcccgaagctaattccaattctgggGTCCATTCTGATAcccaggtcgattccgattccggagcctaTTCTGAtcccggagccgattcctatTCCAGAGTTAATTCCGgattcggagtcgactccggaaacaactccggaatcggttccagagTCATCTGTGAAATCagctccagaattggaatcggctccggaattgattccgaactcCAAATCAGAATCAGATAGGTCTGATTCCGACTTCCCACCACTAGTTCTTAGCTTTGATTTTGGTAACCAAGATGAATAGAGATTTCTATGGAGACTGACAGAGAAGGAGTTATGGTTGCTAAGTACTTTGGATGAGTTGTTAAGAAAACTGTGgaccaaggtgtgtttattaaggaggtgaattgttagcgcgttttccgggcgccatcattgagtattgttatgtcaaatcgcatacaattttctatacccccctccagccctccccgattttaataccggagcccgcagtattgttatgtcaagtcgtgaaatgtcaatttgctctgaagcacttcacctcctaatatccatacaccttgctgTGGACTCCCTAGCTGTCAAATGAAGAGCTTGTCAAAATACACTGGATGGACCGACCTGTAGTAAATTATGGATTTTGgtctattaaaaaaagaagaattcgTCTTACGAATGTAATTATTTCTCCAACTAATTATCGCTTGATAAGTCATATTTGAAATCATCAAAACTTGAAATAAACCCCCATTGATCATGTACTTATCatctttgttttcttctcactctctctcgctcccaaACAAAAGGTACAACAACTGGAGGAACGCTACCGAAGGAGCATACAGAAGTCGCGGCCCTACTTCGACGAGAAGCAGCTATGCCAGGAGCAGCTGGAAGCGCAGAAGGGCCGCATCcagcagctcgagcagcagaTCCAGGCGGCCAAGAGCGCCTACAGTACCGCGCTGCGCAATCTGGAAAAGATTAGCGAGGAGATACACGAGCAGCGGGGCGATCTTAGCCAGGCCGCACCGTCCGGCCCCCGGGAACCGGGCGTCGGAGCCGAGCTGGCTAACATTCTGCCCACGGCAAGCAGCACCACCGCCAGTAGCAACTCCAGCAACAACCTGCACAAGGTACCGGGCAAGGATCGGTTCCCGTACAGCAGCACCATGCCGGACATTTCGAGCGAGCTGGACAAGTGCGAAATCCGCTCAGTGGGCAGTGCGTCGGTCGCGACCAGCTCGGCCGTCAGCGAAAAGGATCCATCCGAGGAGGACGACTACTCCACCATGACGCTgcacgacgacgaggacgatcTGCCggcggcagtagcagcagcggcagcatcaTCCACCGTCGATCAGGATGACGATCTTCACCTGGAGCTGCTGCGGCAGAAGGTGCGCACGCTGGCAGTGCGGCCGGTTGAGGGTGGCGatgggcagcagcaggagcaggatgTGTGGGAGCACGAGCTGAATGCCACGGTCGACAAGCTCGACCATCTGATGATGTTGCGCGAGTGTTCGCGCAGCAGCACCCTGATGAGCGGAGCGGGTGATACTGGTACCCCGGCTGGTGCCACGTTCAGCAGCTTGCCAACGACGCCGAAGCATCAAAACCACCTTCATTACCACCACCCCCACCATCAGCAtcttcaccagcagcagcagccggggcGCGGTGTATCCCTTTCACCAGTGGACCGGTCGCCCGCGCACGAGCAGCACACCACGATCAAGATGTTCAAAAAGCTCGACCCCTTACCATTGGCCAACGTGTCGATGTACGCGCTTCCAACGTATCTGAACGCGGCGGCTACGAATGGTAGCAACGGGGGGTGCAACAGTTTGCTCACGCCAATTTCAGCCACCTCGCCGCCGGGTGGTGACGTGTGCGAAGCGAACGGTGACGCCGCGCTCGCCTCCAAGCTGAAGCGCAAAATGTCCATGTAAAATCATCCCACAGCCACTTTCGATGAGcggggttggtggtggtgagacAGGTTGTAGTAAAGCAAGTGATCGAAGGACAGCGTTTAGCAAGGAGTAGCAGCAGCGCAGGGGGATGGCAGACGGTTGCCGGTAGTATTAACAAGGTTTAGAGAGGTAGTAAAGGTGGTGTAGAGCAGTACACAACAGTAAGAAGCAACCAAAACGGGGAGGCCATACCGTTGATGGCCTTTCGCTTTTCTTCCCTCCGTGATGGGGCGCGGTTTgtttcggtttttgttttggttttattttaatttctaacgtaccatttaccatttaaaAAAGCGGCATAGTATTGTAAGAAAATGAgaaatgagaaagagagagagagagagatatatatatataaacacGATCTAACAACAGATTTACCTTTGAAAGCGAGCTTGAGCCAACGTCTCCTTGCTtactttatatatatattacaaGTTATAGAAATTGTAGGAAAAAGGTAGATGCTAACATTTTaaacgttttaaaaaaaagagcagATCAACTAAATAgattattaaaaaagaaacacacggaaaagtaaa
Proteins encoded:
- the LOC120958446 gene encoding SH3 domain-binding protein 5 homolog isoform X2 — translated: MSLTNSEDALLVIELENLNTATDDINKLEIELEEANSTFRILMNESTRRLKLSSKKLGSCIEKARPYYEALEKAKVAQLECQAATLKYQRANEIHAAAKETVALAEQRFMSNSHEWQFDNAWQEMLNHATIKVMDAEKQKAESGAEHQKKAKVFEEAEKKVQQLEERYRRSIQKSRPYFDEKQLCQEQLEAQKGRIQQLEQQIQAAKSAYSTALRNLEKISEEIHEQRGDLSQAAPSGPREPGVGAELANILPTASSTTASSNSSNNLHKVPGKDRFPYSSTMPDISSELDKCEIRSVGSASVATSSAVSEKDPSEEDDYSTMTLHDDEDDLPAAVAAAAASSTVDQDDDLHLELLRQKVRTLAVRPVEGGDGQQQEQDVWEHELNATVDKLDHLMMLRECSRSSTLMSGAGDTGTPAGATFSSLPTTPKHQNHLHYHHPHHQHLHQQQQPGRGVSLSPVDRSPAHEQHTTIKMFKKLDPLPLANVSMYALPTYLNAAATNGSNGGCNSLLTPISATSPPGGDVCEANGDAALASKLKRKMSM
- the LOC120958446 gene encoding SH3 domain-binding protein 5 homolog isoform X1; this translates as MATSYKEMEETEDNTELDPRIQIELENLNTATDDINKLEIELEEANSTFRILMNESTRRLKLSSKKLGSCIEKARPYYEALEKAKVAQLECQAATLKYQRANEIHAAAKETVALAEQRFMSNSHEWQFDNAWQEMLNHATIKVMDAEKQKAESGAEHQKKAKVFEEAEKKVQQLEERYRRSIQKSRPYFDEKQLCQEQLEAQKGRIQQLEQQIQAAKSAYSTALRNLEKISEEIHEQRGDLSQAAPSGPREPGVGAELANILPTASSTTASSNSSNNLHKVPGKDRFPYSSTMPDISSELDKCEIRSVGSASVATSSAVSEKDPSEEDDYSTMTLHDDEDDLPAAVAAAAASSTVDQDDDLHLELLRQKVRTLAVRPVEGGDGQQQEQDVWEHELNATVDKLDHLMMLRECSRSSTLMSGAGDTGTPAGATFSSLPTTPKHQNHLHYHHPHHQHLHQQQQPGRGVSLSPVDRSPAHEQHTTIKMFKKLDPLPLANVSMYALPTYLNAAATNGSNGGCNSLLTPISATSPPGGDVCEANGDAALASKLKRKMSM
- the LOC120958446 gene encoding SH3 domain-binding protein 5 homolog isoform X3; translation: MNESTRRLKLSSKKLGSCIEKARPYYEALEKAKVAQLECQAATLKYQRANEIHAAAKETVALAEQRFMSNSHEWQFDNAWQEMLNHATIKVMDAEKQKAESGAEHQKKAKVFEEAEKKVQQLEERYRRSIQKSRPYFDEKQLCQEQLEAQKGRIQQLEQQIQAAKSAYSTALRNLEKISEEIHEQRGDLSQAAPSGPREPGVGAELANILPTASSTTASSNSSNNLHKVPGKDRFPYSSTMPDISSELDKCEIRSVGSASVATSSAVSEKDPSEEDDYSTMTLHDDEDDLPAAVAAAAASSTVDQDDDLHLELLRQKVRTLAVRPVEGGDGQQQEQDVWEHELNATVDKLDHLMMLRECSRSSTLMSGAGDTGTPAGATFSSLPTTPKHQNHLHYHHPHHQHLHQQQQPGRGVSLSPVDRSPAHEQHTTIKMFKKLDPLPLANVSMYALPTYLNAAATNGSNGGCNSLLTPISATSPPGGDVCEANGDAALASKLKRKMSM